Below is a window of Halobaculum lipolyticum DNA.
ACGGTCGCCGTGCCGGTCGCCGTCGGCAACGCGGGCGACGCCGCCGGCACCTACCGTCTGCGCGCGACGGTCGACGGCCGCACCGTCGCGACGGCGAACGGGACGCTCGCGCCCGGCGCGAACGCGACCGCCCGGCTGTCGTGGACGCCGAGCGCGGCCGGGACGTACACGCTGTCGGTCCGGGGGCGCTCGTACGAGGTGACCGTCGCCGAGCCGGCCGCGCCGACGGTGGCCGCGCTGTCGACGAACCGGACGAGCGTCGCGCCCGGCGGGTCGGTGCTCGTCGTCGCCGAGGTGACGGCCGACGGGCCGGTGCCGGCCGCCGGCGACCTCACCGTCCGGGTTGACGGCCGGACGGTCGCGACCGAGCGCGTCCGGGTGGCGCCGAACGGCTCGACGACCCTCCGGGTGCCCGTCGTCCTCGACTCGCCCGGCGAGTACGTCGTCGCCGTCGGCGACGCCCGCGCGACGGTGACGGTCGCGGCGACGGCCGCCGCAGACGGTGCCGGCGCGGCCGACGAACGAGGGACCGACCCCGAGGGGACGGCGGTGTCGACGCCCGGCTTCGGCGCGAGCGACGCGCTGGCGGGCGTCGCGGTCGCGGTCGTCGGCGCCGCGGCGGCGCGGCGCCGCCGCTCAGAACGGTGACTGCGGGCCGTCGTCGCTCGCGCCCTCGGCCGCGTCGACGGCGCCGTCGCCGGACTCGATCGCCCCCTCCCACGAGGTGATGCCGCCGGCCATGCTCTCGACGGTCGCGTCGGCGGTGCCCTCGAACGACTTGATGAGGCTCGCCGCCTGCACGCTCGCCTGCCCGTGGGGACAGACGGTGACGATACGCTCGCTCCCCGACAGCTCCGCGACCCGTCCGGTGAGCTGCGGCATCGGGACGTTCACGGAGCCGGGGATGTGGCCGCGGGCGAACGCCCCCGGCGAGCGGATGTCGACGACGCGGACGTCCGCGCCCTCGTCGAGGAGCCGCTCGACCTCCTCGGGTGTGATCTCGCCGTCCATGCCCGGGCGGAGCCGTCGGCGCGTGAAAAGCCCTCCGTCGCCGGCGACCTACAGCAGCCCCTCCTCGCGGGCGAGCAGGACCCCCTCCAGCGTCGCGTCGTTCGTCGGCGGCGACCGCGCCACCTCGACGGCCTCCTCGACGGGCACCGTCCGCGGGACGAGGTACTCGTTGTCGTCGAGGTCCTGCCCGACCGGCTCCAGCCCCTCCGCGAACACGAACCCGCGGGTGTGGCGGAGCAGCCCGGTCGTACACTGCACCTCGCCGAGCAGCGACAGCCCGTCGGCCGCGAAGCCCGTCTCCTCGCGGAGTTCGCGGCGACCGGCCTCCGTGTACGACTCGCCGGCGTCGACGATGCCGGCCGGCAGTTCCAGTTGGGTGTTGCGGACGGTCGGGCGGTACTGCTCGACCATGAGGAGGTCGTCGCCGGCGCGGGCGACGACGACCACGGCGGTCGCCAACTCCGACCAGTAGTACTTCTTGGTGGAGCCGTCGGGGTGTTCGACGAGGTCGTAGCCGGCGGTCTGCCAGCCCGTCTCGTACTCGACGACCGACTCCAGCACGGGCCAGTCCGGCTCGCCGGGCCAGTCGTGTCGTCGGCCGTCGTCGAAGTCGGGCGCGTCGGGGGTCCAGGAACTCACGGTTGCACGACGGTTACGCGGTAGCGGGTTTCGTTGTATCGGACGAACACCGCGTCGCCGTCGACGGCGTCGGCGGGCGCGAACTCCCGGAACGTCGCCAGTTCGTCGAACGGCGAGTGGGTGAACTCCTCTTTCAGCCCGTACGGGCCGCGCTGGTAGCCCGGAGAGCGGCTGTCGGTCGACTCGACGGCGGCGAAGAAGTACTCGTAGCGCCGCTCTGCGATGCCGCCCTCGGTCGCGTTCAGCGTGAACGCCGGCCCGTCGTCGGCGACCGGTTCGGCGGTCAGGTAG
It encodes the following:
- a CDS encoding rhodanese-like domain-containing protein; protein product: MDGEITPEEVERLLDEGADVRVVDIRSPGAFARGHIPGSVNVPMPQLTGRVAELSGSERIVTVCPHGQASVQAASLIKSFEGTADATVESMAGGITSWEGAIESGDGAVDAAEGASDDGPQSPF
- a CDS encoding NUDIX hydrolase — protein: MSSWTPDAPDFDDGRRHDWPGEPDWPVLESVVEYETGWQTAGYDLVEHPDGSTKKYYWSELATAVVVVARAGDDLLMVEQYRPTVRNTQLELPAGIVDAGESYTEAGRRELREETGFAADGLSLLGEVQCTTGLLRHTRGFVFAEGLEPVGQDLDDNEYLVPRTVPVEEAVEVARSPPTNDATLEGVLLAREEGLL